The nucleotide sequence tcatgataatataataatttaaaatctcatttgatattataaacattgggttaacaacatttaacaagatcgttaacctaaaggtttcaaaacaacacttacatgtaacgactaacgatgacttaacgactcagttaaaatgtatatacatgtagtgttttaatatgtatttatacacttttgaaagacttcaatacacttatcaaaatacttctacttaacaaaaatgcttacaattacatcctcgttcagtttcatcaacaatttactcgtatgcacccgtattcgtactcgtacaatacacagcttttagatgtatgtactattggtatatacactccaatgatcagctattagcagcccatgtgagtcacctaacacatgtgggaaccatcatttggcaactagcatgaaatatctcataagattacaaaaatatgagtaatcattcatgacttatttacatgaaaacaaaattacatatcctttatatctaatccatacaccaacgaccaaaaacacctaaaaacactttcattattcaattttcttcatctaattgatctctctcaagttctatcttcaagttctaagtgttcttcataaattctacaagttctagttacataaaatcaagaatactttcaagtttgctagctcacttccaatcttataaggtgatcatccaacctcaaggaatctttgtttcttacagtagattatcattctaatacaaggtaataatcatatttaaactttggttcaatttctataactataacaatcttatttcaagtgatgatcttacttgaacttgttttcgtgtcatgattctgcttcaagaacttcgagccatccaaggatccgttgaagctagatccatttttatcttttccagtaggtttatccaaggaacttaaggtagtaatgatgttcataacatcattcgattcatacatataaagctatcttattcgaaggtttaaacttgtaatcactagaacatagtttagttaattctaaacttgttcgcaaacaaaagttaatccttctaacttgacttttaaaatcaactaaacacatgttctatatctatatgatattctaacttaatgatttaaaacctggaaacacgaaaaacaccgtaaaatcggatttacgccgtcgtagtaacaccgcgggctgttttgggttagttaattaaaaactatgataaactttgatttaaaagttgttattctgagaaaatgatttttattatgaacatgaaactatatccaaaaattatggttaaactcaaagtggaagtatgttttctaaaatggtcatctaaacgtcgttctttcgactgaaatgactacctttacaaaaacgacttgtaacttatttttccgactataaacctatactttttctgtttagattcataaaatagagttcaatatgaaaccatagcaatttgattcactcaaaacggatttaaaatgaagaagttatgggtaaaacaagattggataatttttctcattttagctacgtgaaaattggtaacaaatctattccaaccaaaacttaatcaacttgtattgtatattatgtaatcttgagataccatagacacgtatataatgtttcgacctatcatgtcgacacatctatatatatttcggaacaaccatagacactctatatgtgaatgttagagttagctatacagggttgaggttgattccaaaatatatatagtttgagttgtgatcaatactgagatacgtatacactgggtcgtggattgattcaagataatatttatcgatttatttctgtacatctaactgtggacaactagttgtaggttactaacgaggacagctgacttaataaacttaagacatcaaaatatattaaaagtgttgtaaatatattttgaacatactttgatatatatgtatatattgttataggttcgtgaatcaaccagtggccaagtcttacttcccgacgaagtaaaaatctgtgaaagtgagttatagtcccacttttaaaatctaatatttttgggatgggaatacatgcaggttttataaatgatttacaaaatagacacaagtacgtgaaactacattctatggttgaattatcgaaatcgaatatgcccctttttattaagtctggtaatctaagaattagggaacagacaccctaattgacgcgaatcctaaagatagatctattgggcctaacaaaccccatccaaagtaccagatgctttagtacttcgaaatttatatcatatccgaagggtgtcccggaatgatggggatattcttatatatgcatcttgttaatgtcggttaccaggtgttcaccatatgaatgatttttatctctatgtatgggatgtatattgaaatatgaaatcttgtggtctattgttacgatttgatatatataggttaaacctataactcaccaacatttttgttgacgtttaaagcatgtttattctcaggtgaatactaagagaatccgctgttgcatactaaaataaggacaagatttggagtccatgtttgtatgatactgtgtaaaaactgcatttaagaaaatgatttcgatgtaacatatttgtattgtaaaccattatgtaatggtcgtgtgtaaacaggatattttagattatcattatttgataatctacgtaaaagctttttaaacctttattgatgaaataaaggttatggtttgttttaaaatgaatgcagtctttgaaaaacgtctcatatagaggtcaaaacctcgcaacgaaatcaattaatatggaacgttttttatcaataagaacgggacatttcatagtctttgttagaaataaaataaataaaagaataacTTATATGTAGGGTCAGGACATTATCTTCAAGAAAGAAGACATCAAAGCATATCAAGGCCTACATTCTATATAACCCATAATTGAATTGTTTCTTTTTATTTACATAAGGCTCCATTCCTTATTTAGCCACATAACCTTTAGGACTTGTATTATAAGTAGGCAATCAACTCATTGTAAATAATCAAGTAATATATTCAAAATGTAGTACTCAAAGTTTATAGTCTTCTTTTAATTCATAATCAATTCAATGATAATGAATTCAGTTTACTTTCAATTAATATTTCCGCATATCAAttgttaacatggtatcagagctaacggtgtcGATCTTGAATCAAGACACTCATATTTAACTTCAATCATTTACCGAAATTAAGCCGCCATGTCAAATGACGGTAGCTTAATGTTTTTGAAAGTTTTCTGCCAATGAACTCTTAGGACAAGGTCAAATGAATGACTGTCACAAGAGAGGGCATAGAGAACTCAGAATCATCAAAAACCAAGCCGCCATGTCAAAGAATTGACGGTAGCTTGGAAATGCCGAAAAAAGGGCTTCTCAAATCTAGCTATCATGTCCGAGGACCGTAGCTTGACTCAATAATCAACAGACAACAACAAACCAAGCCTCAAAATCACCGGCCACCAAACAACAAAGATTAGTTGTGAATGCCATGGTGATTATATTGCGGTTTCAGAATGAAGAAAGGGTTGGATTTGCAGCCGTGGGTAACCAAGAGGCTACTAACAACGGTGGCCACCACCAACCATCAATAGTTAACGGCGGCACCACCAACCATTAATAATGAACGGCGGGTTTACCTGGCACCAGtaaaaaaaaggaaaagaaatcAGCGACCTGAACGGCGGCGGAGGGAGCAACAGCGGTAGTCGGCGGCAACCATGAAGCTACCCGCAACGACACCACAAATGCTTCAATTTCATAGCTTCGACATCTACTGGTCAGGTAAAGGGTATGGGTTAACACCTCAAATCCTTCTCTCCTCAATCTTTTTTCCTTGAATCTTGTGTTAATCACAAAACGGCCAAATGGGTGAGAGAAAAACCCCCAAACCCGAATTCAACCCTTTTATATAAGGGTCGCACAAAATGATCGGGGGTGGGAGTAAGCATAAGTGTTTAACTCGATTACCTCTAcccaaggttgtaaaactcgcgactcggggagtactcgccaggaggtttttgaggagtaatcggcgactcggggagtactcgggggAGTAATCggatgttgactttcgttgactttttaagataaatatatatattctcatatatatatgttaaatattaaacttcttaaataaaaactaattaattatatCTCAAactaataatgttttatgttttaacTTGGTAAATTAAAATTTAAGGACCGAATTCTCAATGTATTTGTAATATGAGGGAGTTTGATATCAATTAATAAAAAGTTTAAGAGTGGATATCAAGTTTGTTCCTATTATtaattagatataaatatataataattatttatatgtataaataatacacttataaatataaatatatatgtttattttatatatattaattagattagatatattaaatgtaaattttATCTTAGACTTTACTCCGTATTACACCAAGTACCTtttcaaaatatataatatatgttgTAATGCTCCAGCCTGTCACTTTTTCAAGTGGAcagaattaaatattaatattggaGTAAAATATTAATACTCCTATATCCCAAAAAATAGAGAGAATTAAGTCCACATGTTTTTCTCTCCAACCTGTCACTTTTTCTCTCCTCCCAACATACGCTCTCTCTTTTTTATGTGCACCATCTTCATCTTTTTCTTTCCAAATCCTCACCGGAGCCACGTCTTTACATCTTCCATCTTTAATTTTCTCAACTACTGTCATCTTGTTTACAGATCTATCAATTATTCAGGCTTGGTTGCCGTTGACCGCCGTTGAACGTCGTTTGACTGCCGTTGACTGGCAGTTGACCGAGTTACTAGCCGAGTTGACTGCCGATTTCTCGCTGAGACAATCTTGCCGACTAATCGCCGAGAAATCGGCCGAGTAGCCCGAGTTTTGCAACCATGCCTCTACCTATCAAAGATGATACAGGGGTAAATCCTAGTTGCTATCTCAAAAACTGATAGGAGAAAAAGAGTTGGccttttgtttaattgaatgacctATAAAATACGGAGTAAACAAATTGCTTTTTTTATGTAAGGAGCTTATTCAAAACAACAAAGAGTGGTCAAAAAAGCCTTTCAAGACATTGAGAACATAAAAGATTCTTTGTCTCTTGTCTTTATCTTTATTTTGGTCAAATAAAATTGGATGGACAACCGCATATGTTAAACTTTTTTGTCAGAGAAATTCACTTTTTCAATTTCATTTCACTAGTTATTGGTGATTGCCAGTAAATCATAAATATATAAACTATTTACTACGTATTTTATTTAAAAAGGTTAAAATTTGAACATGTTATGAATTTTGAAAACTTAGACCAAGTTGTAATCTTTTATTCAGTTCAATGTTAAAATCCGTTTAAAAAGGGGGTGGGGGTTTCTAAGTTTTTTATGAAAATTTCGAGTCAAAAAGGCTCAACACACAAGTGAGGGGGAGTTTGATCAATATCATTGTGTGttgataaaaaagaaaaagaaatatgatTACGATGTAACTAATCCTTGCTTTAATGATATTTCCGGTACATAAAGCAAGACACTCCGGGCGAACCAAACAAGGCTAAAGTTGAACTGGGTTTATGTCGGGCGAGCCAAACAAGGTTCAAGTGGAGTTGGGTTCATGTCGGGAAACTTAAATACTTGACGAACCAAACAAGGTTCACATTGAACTGGGTTCATGTCAGGAAAAGGAAACTTAAATATTCTAAGCGAACCAAACAAGGTTCAATAATGAACTGAGTTCATGTTGGAATCTGAATATTCATAGGCGAACCAATAAAGGTCTAAGTTGGACTAGGTTCATGTCTAGAAAATGAATACTCCTTGGCGAACTAGTAAAGGTTCAATATTGAACTAGGTTCATGTCGGGAGCTTGATGACCGaggcaaatcaaagaagttcaagtcGGAAATCGACTGAACACGAGTTAAGACTAGCTTGCAGCAGGTCCCAGAAAATTAGTCAACTGAAGACTCCTCAACGATGTGTTGTGCAAGTTGAATTGTGAAAAtctcactattcaacttgagggagagtgttagaaataaaataaataaaagaataacTTATATGTGGGGTCAGGACATTATCTTCAAGAAAGAAGACATCAAAGCATATCAACGGCTACATTCTATATAACCCATAATTGAATTGTTTCTTTTTATTTACATAAGGCTCCATTCCTTATTTAGCCACATAACCTTTAGGACTTGTATTATAAGTAGACAGTCAACTCATTATAAATAATCAAGCAATATATTCAAAATGTAGTACTCAAAGTTTATAGTCTTCTTTTAATTCATAATCAATTCAATGATAATGAATTCAGTTTACTTTCAATTAATATTTCCGCATATCAATTGTTAACAGTCTTTTTAGTATTTGGCATTATATTTTGTTCTTTTCTTTTCTCTTGTTCTTAATCTTTAGTTTTCGATTCCTTGTTTCTGATTATAGATGTAAATGATGTGGTTCATGTCTTGTTAAACAGCTGATGTCGAAATGGGCATTTGAAATGGGTGAAACTGATCAAAAATAGCTGAATTGTTGAGCTACGGGAATCTATGCGCCGGATCCAAATTCCACGGATAGAAATGGTTGCTGAAGGTTGTGCCGTATTccaaagatgcgccgcatctgaggtcaAGATGCATCGCATCTACATTATTAAAGAAAAATGTTGTCGTTTTTCATAAACGATTCTAGTCGTTTCATTGTGATGTATTGATATTATCATTGATTTATTATTTCAGGTGATTTGTGTTGATTTGATATGTTTGGATTTTGAATTGGTATTTATGTGGTGTTTGTTGTACTATTTGATATGTTGGTGGAGGTTTGCTACTTGATTTAGTAtttatattccttatgtagtatacAAGTTAAATATACCTCACATCTTAAATATGTATCTGTTGGGATTTAGATAATTAGGAGATTATGTTTTACAAATATACGAAAGTACACTCTAACACATTGTTTGACAGGCCGGTCATGATTATTTAAAGAGCTCTAAGATTTGAGATGTGATCTTGGGAAGTTAAACATTTTTATAAAGAATAAAAAAAATCATAGCATGTGAGGGTATTAACCGTTTTTGATGGTTAATTAGTCTCTTTCAAGATTCCTAAAGGTTCCAACTTGAtgctaattatatttcaaaattaTGATGGGTAATTAACTAGTCTCTTTTGTAGTTTGACTAACTGATTAGCTCAGCTTCACAAATCATAACTTCTTATATTCATTCAAGATTTTATAAAATCCCAAGACCCCATTAATCTTTCTGTTATTTTGTTCAGGGTAATCTACAAGTTTCATTTCTTGATCAAATTTACTGGCTTTAGGATGTATGTAGTAGAAAGCAGAGGAGGAGCTATAGCATGTATGCTGCTTGCACTCTTTTTTCTAGGAACATGGCCCGCCATTTTAACGTTGTTAGAACGACGTGGCAGGCTACCTCAACACACTTATCTTGATTACACAATCACTAATCTTCTAGCTTCTGTCATAATTGCTTTTACGTTTGGGGAATTAGGACATACTAATGATGGTAAACCCAACTTTATAGTCCAGCTATCTCAGGTAAATATCATCATGAACTGAAAGTAACTAAATGCCTTGGTGCAATCTTATATGTGTTTTTGAGTTGTAAAATGTGGATTATTATGTGTTGTTGCAGAATAATTGGCCAAGTGTTTTGTTTGCAATGGCTGGTGGGGTCGTTTTAAGTCTAGGAACTCTGTCGACACAATATGCCTGGGCATTTGTTGGTTTATCAGTAACTGAGGTGATGACTTCAAGTATTGCAGTTATCATAGGTATCATCATCACATTAACATCATTTATAGTTCAAAGATGGGATTATCATTTTAGAAATATAATTATTTTGATCATACTAGCATGTCTTTCATGAGGCAATAGGTACAACCTCGAACTACTTTCTAGACGACAAGATCAACAGAGCCGAAATACTTTTCCCAGGCGTAGCGTGTTTCTTGATTGCTGCTTGTCTTGGTTCATTGGTGCATACATCCGATGCCAAAGATAATAAACTAAAACTTGATAAACTAGGACTTGGTTCAAATGACATGGTTCAAATGGTACATGACAGATCAACGGGTAATGGAACAAACTCGAATTCAAGTAAGAACACTTGAATTTTCAGTTATTCATGTTCAATGACATGCTTTTTGAATGCTTATATTGATTGAGGAACGATTACACGATGTATACAAACGATTTAAACAATGAAACATGGGTTTTTCAGGAATCATTTGAACATGAAATCACCCTGGAGCCTCTTCAGCCGCAGTTGAAGAGGGTGGAATGCATGAACCCCAAAAATTGCTTTCTACTGTCAACTCACACGTATGGACAGAGGCGGAACATAGGGTAACCCAAAGTGGGTATCCGTCCACCCTGGATTTTACGGAACAAAAATttgtacactaaaaaaaaaaatttactaaaaattaaggttttttttagtgttcgtCCCTGCTGAATatgaaatatttaaaaaaaatttacacccgccccacctgtatccgagttcaagttccgccgcTGCGTATGGATGAAGTCCATTCGCACGCGTGAGATTCCCACACGTGCGTTTGACTTTCATCCGCAAGTGTGACAGACCTTTCTCTCACGAGTGAACTAATCTTGTCACATATGCTCCTGTGACGATAACTTTCGTGTGTTCATAACAACCTAGGTGTACAACATTGACATTTAGGTTCATAGTCTATTCGTCAAGCAACCAACATGATGGTTCATgactatttttaaattttttttttttttataatcctcAGGAAAGGATTTGGAAAATGGATCTCTCAAAGTAGCGAAAGCTAAAGGAGGGACTGCTAATTTTCTTATCGAGATTGAGAGCCGAAGATCAATCAAGGTGTTTGGAAGAAGCACTTTGATTGGTTTAGCCCTATGTTTATTTGCTGGAATTTGTTTCTCTCTTTTTTCACCGGCATTTAATCTTGCAACGAATGATCAATGGCATACATTGGACTATGGGGTCCCATACTTAAGTGTCTACACAGCTTTTTTCTGCTTTTCTTGCTCGTGTTTTGTAATCGGtctaattttaaatattatatttctTTACCGCCCTTTGTTCAACTTGCCTACATCTTCGATCAAGGCGTATTTGTCGGACTGGGATGGGCGAGGTTGGGCGTTTCTGGCTGGTTTTTTGTGCGGTTTTGGGAACGGTCTCCAGTTTATGGGAGGTCAagctgctggttatgctgctgctggtgcAGTTCAGGTTAGTTCAAAGTCTTTATAAGCTGATGGTTATTAGAAATTTGTTGTACTTTATGGTACAACTAAATAATGCATTATTCTAGTGTACAACCGATATGTACATGTTTCATTTCAGGCTTTTCCACTTGTGATTACCTTTTGGGGAATGCTGTTTTTTGGCGAATACCGCAAATCGTCAAAGAGAACATATGGATTACTTGTAGGCATGCTATCCATGTTTGTTGTAGCTATTGTAGTTCTAATGGCGTCATCTGGACACCGAAAACATTGTAAAAATTACCACTACAAGTTGACTTGCAGCTGAAATCAACATTGTACAGAAAACAAAAATGTGAAGTTACAAAGGCATAAAGcagcatatatatacatataagaatcTGTTAGTCAATATGTATTCATCATTGGATATTAAAGCAGGAATAAGTTTAATATTACACAGTTTTTCCTTTATTACCTAAACTTTCTATGTTTTCACGTTGGGCAACAACTCTTTTATTTATGTATTGTAGCCCTAATTCAGCTCTTGACCCATACATTTAAATCTTCTGACTGCAACTTActgtaaaataatataacttaagaTTTAGAATTGCAAACATAATACATTGGGACAAAGTTAATAAGTAACATACTCATCTTCGAGATATTTAATTTGTAAATTACCTGCCTAAAGATAAAAGTGAGAGCAAGTTCCGATCAGCAACTTTTACCATAAACACGACCAGTGGCGGAGACACGAGCTTTTTTCACCGGGGCGAATCTTTTTTTACAAACGTAGCGATTTTTTTTGGGCAGAAAATGGAGGATTTGGGGCAAATTTAAGCAAACTATAGAAGTTTTTAGGCAAAATACGAAGATTTTGAGGTtggtagtggtctgcctctctcAGAAGTTCGACTCCCCtggggtgcaacattgcacacaaggttgcccatttacccttgaattccacccaagggtgccttcctcacatcgcgttgcggggcagtgggggagggggggttttaccgcccatgccctcaGATTGGGCTGGGTTTCCTCCTGAACAGCAGTTGGGGGCAGGTTTGAAACTGTAGGGAGATGAAcgtgtgggtggttaagtcccctggGTGATCCCGTActgatgttaaaaaaaaaataatcaatAAAATCAATGAGGGAaaataaaaaaatccaaaaatttttGCACTAAAATATTTAAATTCACTGGGGCCAAGTGACACACACTTACTAGTTTCGCCAATGAACAAGACCCTTTTAAGTTTTAAGATGAAAGTAGAAATGTTGACAAAATAAAACGAATAAACTATTTTAAAGTTTTTCTTTTGGCCTAACACATCAACTAGATGATCTAGCTTGTATGAATCGCAATTGGTTTGATACCGATAATGGAAGAGTATGTTAAGTATATATACGTATCCATATATTCTcacatcaattttttttattttatctgttttatttttttattttttatttttattaccttTGTGCATTTGAGGTAGCTGACGGCCCGTCTAAAAACAGTCTTTTTTATAAGTATAATTGTTTCTTCTCAATACATGTCTTGACGGAATTGAGCAATGTTGGTGTATTCTGTTGAAGATGCTTTAATAAGTTCGCGTAGAATTAAAGTTGCTTGTTAATTGGGAAGATTAATTAGGTGTAGAGAAAAGAAAGTAGAGTTGATGGAAGGGTCGGGAGGAAGAATGGGTGAAAGAGTGGGtgctaggtttttttttttttaatttcagttGCCACTAATATATATGGTTGGGGATGTCGTTTTTGAGGGATCATACGACACATTCTGGCGAGACAAATAGTATATAAAGGATAAATATGGGTAGTGATTTTTACACTATACTTTTAATTTATCTgcgtacacatataattgttgtaatatatttcaAACGCATACACCAAGTAATATGCATAAATGTGTTGTAACAAATGCATTGATGAAGTACTTTTGTGCTGGATGTATAAAACCAATGGCTCCATGATGTGTTTCGTTTTAGTTTAGTTTTTTAAGCTCTTAGTATCGTTTTTCTCGACTCTTTCATTTCTGAATGAAAATTTCTCAACACTCTATTTATACAAGTTTGTTTTTTTGgtaaaaagaaagaaataaaactCGTTGTGTAAATATCATAGCCAAAATGATATAGTCATGTAACTAGCTAATCATAAATGCGACTTGGCATACTCAA is from Rutidosis leptorrhynchoides isolate AG116_Rl617_1_P2 chromosome 10, CSIRO_AGI_Rlap_v1, whole genome shotgun sequence and encodes:
- the LOC139873345 gene encoding ureide permease 1-like isoform X1 produces the protein MLIIFQNYDGVIYKFHFLIKFTGFRMYVVESRGGAIACMLLALFFLGTWPAILTLLERRGRLPQHTYLDYTITNLLASVIIAFTFGELGHTNDGKPNFIVQLSQNNWPSVLFAMAGGVVLSLGTLSTQYAWAFVGLSVTEVMTSSIAVIIGTTSNYFLDDKINRAEILFPGVACFLIAACLGSLVHTSDAKDNKLKLDKLGLGSNDMVQMVHDRSTGNGTNSNSRKDLENGSLKVAKAKGGTANFLIEIESRRSIKVFGRSTLIGLALCLFAGICFSLFSPAFNLATNDQWHTLDYGVPYLSVYTAFFCFSCSCFVIGLILNIIFLYRPLFNLPTSSIKAYLSDWDGRGWAFLAGFLCGFGNGLQFMGGQAAGYAAAGAVQAFPLVITFWGMLFFGEYRKSSKRTYGLLVGMLSMFVVAIVVLMASSGHRKHCKNYHYKLTCS
- the LOC139873345 gene encoding ureide permease 1-like isoform X2, producing MLIIFQNYDGVIYKFHFLIKFTGFRMYVVESRGGAIACMLLALFFLGTWPAILTLLERRGRLPQHTYLDYTITNLLASVIIAFTFGELGHTNDGKPNFIVQLSQNNWPSVLFAMAGGVVLSLGTLSTQYAWAFVGLSVTEVMTSSIAVIIGTTSNYFLDDKINRAEILFPGVACFLIAACLGSLVHTSDAKDNKLKLDKLGLGSNDMVQMVHDRSTGKDLENGSLKVAKAKGGTANFLIEIESRRSIKVFGRSTLIGLALCLFAGICFSLFSPAFNLATNDQWHTLDYGVPYLSVYTAFFCFSCSCFVIGLILNIIFLYRPLFNLPTSSIKAYLSDWDGRGWAFLAGFLCGFGNGLQFMGGQAAGYAAAGAVQAFPLVITFWGMLFFGEYRKSSKRTYGLLVGMLSMFVVAIVVLMASSGHRKHCKNYHYKLTCS